One segment of Carya illinoinensis cultivar Pawnee chromosome 1, C.illinoinensisPawnee_v1, whole genome shotgun sequence DNA contains the following:
- the LOC122310165 gene encoding origin of replication complex subunit 5 has product MGKEESPQVTRRTTRSSSSTPVANNVVETTKTSEHEPLTINDLVFGEDPISLDDLLSSFPSRRVQILELVHLLGPSNSPMLPLFIYGGASTGKTSIILQTFRHLNRPFVYSSCLTCYSPRILFESILNQLMLHRKNAMNGYSSVKRCEKPADFVNFLREALSNVINNLMGNSGKLNTKRLVSQARGNTVYLIFDNLELVRAWDKSSTILPFLFNLYDVLKMPELGLIFVSNTSPDTYYSSMGYIEPVPVYFPDYTEDDLRQIFMRNQANRKVYSSFLDVVLRPFCRITRRVDELSTAFAPLFAKYCEPLSDLGVVPREEMKRRLFSHLQPHIAPSLNEVFKISSKPSPEAESNKEMKQKGSRRRFAGCEEIDELDFHMSTSAKYLLISAFLASRNPATLDASLFDSMGGFNSRKRKRKPSQKSLEQKETAEQELLMKGPGTFPLERLLAIFQCITSVAEGSVDEEEQENEGLGVQRGDSGLMSDVLLQLSSLCNANFIIKGGSCPLEGSTRYRSTVSEEMVLKVARSLKFPLSKYLYRR; this is encoded by the exons ATGGGTAAGGAGGAAAGCCCACAAGTAACCAGAAGAACAACAAGGTCTTCCTCTTCTACTCCTGTTGCCAACAATGTGGTTGAAACGACGAAAACAAGTGAACATGAACCTCTCACGATCAATGACCTAGTGTTTGGAGAGGACCCCATTAGCTTGGATGATCTATTATCTAGCTTTCCAAGTAGACGTGTTCAGATTCTTGAGCTTGTGCACCTTTTGGGTCCCTCTAATTCTCCCATGCTTCCTCTCTTTATTTATGGAGGTGCTTCTACTGGGAAAACCAGTATCATTCTACAGACGTTCAGGCATCTCAACCGCCCTTTTGTTTATTCAAGTTGTCTTACTTGTTATAGTCCTCGTATCCTGTTTGAATCTATTTTGAATCAACTGATGCTTCATAGAAAAAATGCAATGAATGGTTATTCAAGTGTAAAGCGCTGTGAAAAGCCTGCtgattttgttaattttctcCGTGAAGCCTTGAGTAATGTCATAAATAATCTTATGGGGAACTCTGGAAAATTGAACACCAAAAGATTGGTTAGCCAAGCTCGTGGAAATACAGTCTACCTAATATTTGACAATTTGGAGCTTGTTAGAGCGTGGGATAAAAGTTCCACCATATTACCTTTTCTGTTCAATCTCTACGATGTTCTGAAGATGCCTGAGTTGGGTCTAATCTTTGTGAGTAACACGTCGCCTGATACATATTACTCAAGTATGGGTTACATAGAGCCAGTGCCTGTTTATTTTCCCGATTACACAGAAGATGATCTTCGTCAAATATTCATGAGAAACCAAGCAAACCGGAAGGTTTATTCATCTTTTCTTGA TGTTGTACTAAGGCCTTTCTGCAGAATTACAAGAAGGGTGGATGAATTATCTACTGCCTTTGCACCATTATTTGCAAAATATTGCGAACCTTtaagtgacttgggagttgttcccagagaagaaatgaagagaagACTGTTTAGTCATCTTCAGCCACATATTGCTCCTTCTCTGAATGAGGTATTTAAGATTTCATCTAAGCCTTCCCCTGAAGCTGAATCCAACAAGGAGATGAAGCAGAAGGGCAGCAGGAGAAGATTCGCAGGTTGTGAAGAAATTGATGAGTTAGATTTTCACATGTCAACTTCTGCAAAATATCTACTTATATCAGCATTTCTTGCATCAAGAAACCCAGCTACCCTTGACGCCTCTCTTTTTGATTCAATGGGTGGTTTTAACAGCCGAAAACGAAAGAGGAA GCCCTCTCAAAAGTCACTGGAGCAGAAGGAAACTGCAGAACAGGAATTACTGATGAAGGGACCAGGAACTTTTCCGTTGGAGAGGTTATTAGCCATATTTCAGTGTATCACATCTGTAGCAGAAGGTTCAGTCGACGAAGAGGAGCAAGAAAATGAAGGGTTAGGAGTTCAACGTGGGGATAGTGGACTCATGTCTGATGTTCTGTTGCAACTATCCAGTCTCTGCAATGctaattttatcattaaagGAGGAAGCTGCCCATTGGAGGGTTCAACTCGATATCGATCAACGGTGTCTGAAGAAATGGTTCTCAAG GTGGCAAGGAGTCTTAAGTTCCCTTTGTCGAAGTATTTGTATAGAAGATAA
- the LOC122310173 gene encoding ATG8-interacting protein 2-like — protein MADNEGGENASRGTDWEVVSLTASAYAAAPGPKEVELKDDDDNNNAYREDDGAETSHALFMSGHFVFPPTKHENLSVELEESEIHNEEGKMEAVSDLDAVQAGRSSGKDEENWTLKGITVPDEFPGMQFFDDKGKLSIHGTEFEEGTTLQVLNLVEKEQSIFSDATYGSLHNETALDGSTYGENVPVPRLNEQGLDFSPDISLSPTTAKDNKHDGSNLPCGAWWKRRVASLYAHAKEANTFWSIFIAAAVMGFVILGQRWQQEGWQALQIKWQISINDERRGRMLGPIFRLKDVIVGGHRRGSVIRGSSSSKA, from the exons ATGGCAGATAATGAGGGAGGGGAAAATGCCTCGCGTGGGACTGATTGGGAAGTAGTGTCACTTACAGCATCGGCATATGCTGCTGCCCCAGGCCCAAAAGAAGTTGAACTGAAGGATGATGACGACAACAATAATGCTTACCGAGAGGATGATGGTGCAGAAACATCTCATGCTTTGTTCATGTCTGGTCACTTTGTCTTTCCACCCACTAAGCATGAAAATTTGTCAGTGGAActtgaagaaagtgagattcATAACGAAGAAGGCAAAATGGAAGCAGTATCCGATCTTGATGCTGTACAAGCTGGTAGATCAAGTGGAAAGGATGAAGAAAATTGGACTTTAAAAGGTATAACTGTACCAGATGAGTTCCCAGGAATGCAGTTCTTTGATGATAAGGGTAAGTTATCCATCCATGGAACAGAGTTTGAGGAAGGCACTACTCTCCAAGTTTTAAATTTGGTTGAAAAGGAGCAAAGTATATTTAGTGATGCTACATATGGTTCTTTACACAATGAGACAGCTCTTGATGGTTCCACATATGGTGAGAATGTGCCCGTTCCTAGACTAAATGAGCAAGGCTTAGATTTTTCTCCAGACATTTCATTATCCCCAACGACTGCAAAAGACAATAAACATGATGGGTCCAACCTTCCTTGTGGTGCTTGGTGGAAGAGAAGGGTTGCTTCCTTGTATGCTCATGCAAAAGAGGCAAATACATTTTGGTCTATTTTCATTGCAGCGGCTGTCATGGGTTTTGTAATACTTGGGCAGAGATGGCAGCAGGAAGGATGGCAAGCTTTGCAAATTAAGTGGCAGATCAGCATCAATGATGAG AGGAGGGGCAGGATGCTGGGTCCTATATTTCGACTTAAAGATGTGATTGTAGGTGGCCATCGTCGTGGTTCCGTGATCAGGGGCAGCTCCTCAAGCAAGGcttaa